TAGTTTATGTAAATATTAAATTTATTCTATAAATACTAATCGCAAGGAATAATTCTTGTATATACTTTTAAAAAGGTTATAAAATGAAAAAAGGCTCTAAACCTTTCAATCCTAATGATTTTTTTACTACACAAACAGTAAAAGATATAGTACCAAATTTTGAAGAACTTTATACTTTAAATTTTAAAGAAATAAGCCTAAATGAAGAGCTTACAAAAAGGAATTATGAAATTATTTCAAAAGAGTATAAAGATTTTATGTCCGCATCTTTAGCGGATTATTATGAGTTTGAGGTTGATGAGATAGTTTAATAGGTTATAAATATCCCATTTTCTTAGTATCTATCGAGTGTTTTTTCATTAAATCATTCAATTTTTCTGACCATTTAGTATCTTCACATATGATGTTCATCAGATATTCGCACATTACTAAGGTATTGTAAAGATATCTCTTCTTTAATAAATTAAATTTTGTATTTAAAGCTTTTGGATTTTTAGGTAATGTAAAATCAATGGTAAATCTTTTATTCCAAACTCTAGAATGATGAGCACAAGCATTTCTTATAATTGTTAAATGATGAAGGAAAGAACATAAAATCTTTTCATCCAAATCATAACTTTTTGCTATAGTTTGCCTATATTTTCTCTCTTTTATGTTACTTAACCAATTTGATATTTGACCTAATGTCATCACTTCTACACAAACCCAAACAGGTGGTAATTCTTCTTTATATTTATCGAAATGATGTTTAATAAATAATTCAGCTTTATTTCTATCTATTTCAGATTTCAATTTAACTAATGTTCTAGAATATTTTAGTGCAGATGAGAAAATCTGAGGATTTAGAAGTGCATGAGAACCAAAAGATTCAGCTAAATGATATGCTAATCTACTTCTAATTGAGACTTCTATTCTTTCTATTGCATCAAGTAAAAGTAATCTTAATTCTCTATCAAAAATGTACAAGTTTAAAATATTTTCAAAATATGTATTTTCTTTAAAAGTATGAATAGCATGGTCTTTTTCAAATATCAACCAATATCCAGTGAGACGATAATAATTCAGATTTTCTATATAATATTTTGCTTTTGATTCATCTCTAAAAAGCATACCTCGAGATTTTAATAAACTAATTTGTTCATCAAGAGTTAAGAAGGGTTTGTTAAAGGATTCTTTTAAAGAAGTTTTCAAAAAGTAACTCCTCGGGGTGAGCATTGTAAAGAGGCTTGAGGAGTGTTATTAATAAAATTATAATAAAAACATTCTAAAAATTTGCTTTTAACATGTAAGTAACTTGTAAATGAATAATTAATTTTTATCATTCATAATATTACTATTTTCCTATTTAAATAAGTTTTAATATTATAATATTTTATTTTTCTACTAGTTTATACATATTCTCAATCTCTTGAGCCCAGATTGATTCATCAATTGTTTCTAAAACCAGTGGAATATCATCCATTCTTTCATCATTCATGATAAATTTAAAGGCATCCCAACCAATCTCACCTTCACCCAAACTATGGTGTCTATCTACTCTACTTCCAAGTGGTGGTTTTGAGTCATTTATATGCATACCTTTTAAAAACTCTCGTCCAACTATTTTGTCAAAGTC
The sequence above is drawn from the Arcobacter arenosus genome and encodes:
- a CDS encoding Abi family protein — protein: MKTSLKESFNKPFLTLDEQISLLKSRGMLFRDESKAKYYIENLNYYRLTGYWLIFEKDHAIHTFKENTYFENILNLYIFDRELRLLLLDAIERIEVSIRSRLAYHLAESFGSHALLNPQIFSSALKYSRTLVKLKSEIDRNKAELFIKHHFDKYKEELPPVWVCVEVMTLGQISNWLSNIKERKYRQTIAKSYDLDEKILCSFLHHLTIIRNACAHHSRVWNKRFTIDFTLPKNPKALNTKFNLLKKRYLYNTLVMCEYLMNIICEDTKWSEKLNDLMKKHSIDTKKMGYL